A genomic window from Erpetoichthys calabaricus chromosome 17, fErpCal1.3, whole genome shotgun sequence includes:
- the lin37 gene encoding protein lin-37 homolog, with product MLNVKIKTEKTDLEAASARNRLDAVLQCLVEKTDSERDQTEDDSGKMVSDSHNKDLSPTTGGKRPSTRFSHHRRKKRKEMDDGLAEGTQSKPNAYVIKLFDRSVDLAQFNDNTPLYPICRAWMRNSPSVRERTRSPSPPTTFSEEEVADMLNGKAQNIYRMPPPSCCPVNPSGEPVNLRIPCPLPAPEKPVSSDLSESTPASLLYNHMERWKKIRQRWKEASNKNQMRYAESMKILKEMYERQ from the exons ATGCTGAATGTGAAAATCAAAACCGaaaaaacag ATCTCGAGGCAGCAAGTGCCCGTAACAGACTAGATGCAGTTTTACAGTGCTTGGTGGAAAAAACAGACAGTGAAAG GGACCAGACAGAAGATGATTCGGGAAAGATGGTGTCAGATTCTCataacaa AGATTTGTCACCAACCACAGGTGGAAAACG CCCTTCCACCAGATTCTCTCACCATCGCAGGAAGAAGCGAAAAGAAATGGATGATGGTCTTGCAGAGGGCACACAGAGCAAACCAA atgcctATGTCATTAAGCTGTTTGATCGCAGTGTGGACCTAGCTCAGTTTAATGACAACACACCACTGTATCCAATCTGCAGAGCCTGGATGAGAAACAGCCCATCAGTGAGAGAAAGGACCAGGTCTCCCAGTCCACCCACAACCTTCAGTGAAGAAGAG GTAGCAGATATGCTAAATGGAAAAGCTCAAAACATTTACCGAATGCCTCCACCATCCTGTTGCCCTGTTAATCCATCAGGAGAACCAGTAAATTTGCGAATCCCCTgtcctcttcctgctcctgaaAAGCCAGTGTCAAGTGAT cTTTCAGAGTCCACCCCTGCATCCTTATTGTATAATCACATGGAAAGATGGAAGAAAATAAGACAAAG GTGGAAAGAGGCTTCTAACAAGAATCAAATGCGTTATGCAGAGAGTATGAAGATTCTAAAAGAAATGTATGAGAGGCAATGA